ATAACAGTATAACCATCTTTTAATAATTTAATAATAACATTGGTTCCCAGAAGTCCAGTAGCTCCGGTTACAAAAACGTTTTTCATGCTTCGATCTCTCTTTTTATGGCTTGGGTCATCAATGGAAGCTTGATCCATATCGGGACAATCTTCATCACCAGCCAGCTTATTGGGTTCACCATAATTACGGAATCTTTTTTAAATAACTGCTGAATGCATCGGGAAGCTACTTTATCAGGGTTTAAAAGTGTCATTTTGCCCCAGAAACCTTGCTTTTCAATTCTTTTACAGACATCAGCATTGGTTTTCATAGCTCCGGGGTTTACAACACTTACAAAAACATTGGTATCTTTTAATTCTTCATGTAATCCTCTTGAAAATGAATGGATAAAGGTTTTTGTTGCAGGATAAACTGTCTTGAAGCCAATGGGAGAAAAGGCCGCCATACTAGAAACGTTTAAAATATAAGCTTTGGGCTGTCTTAACAGATTGGGCAGAAGTTGATGCGTAATAAGCGAGGTTGCTGCTACGTTGACCTGAAGAATTGTATTGATATAATCTGAGCTTGCTTCTGTAAATCTTTTGGTTCCACCAAGCCCTGCGTTATTGATCAAAATATGGATATTGAAAGATGAATTAAGCCATTCTGTGAGCTTTAATACATTTTCATTGACGGAAAGGTCTACTTCATAATAGTGTGCCTTTATTTGATATTTTTCTTCAAGCTGTTGGGAAAGTTCTTTTAGATTCTGGTTCGGAAGACTTACCAAAATGACATTAATGTTTTTCATTGCCAGATTTTCAGCAAATGCTTTTCCTAAGCCTTGGCTGGCTCCTGTAACTACTGCGTACGATTCTTTGGTATCCATAAGATTAAATTTTACGGTACAAAGCTATCGTAGGAATACCCTTTTAATGTTCCGAATTATCTGAGCGAACCTATTTTAAATCAAAAAACAAAAGCCCACAACTTATTAAAATTCAATATTTTAAATACAATTTGAAAGTAAAACTTTATAAATCGGAACCTATTTTTTGAACTCGGAAGGAGTTTGTCCGGTCAGTTTTTTGAAAGTTGTATTGAATGAGGTTTTGGAATTGAATCCTGATTCATAGGCAACCCCTAAAATTGATAATTTGCTGTCCGTTTCCTTTAAAAGTTTTTTGGCATATTCTACCCTAAATTCATTGATGTACTGGAAAAAGTTCTTTCCGAAACCGGTATTAATTACATAGGATAAATGATGAGTGGAAACAGATAGCATTTCAGCCAGTTTAATAAGGTTCAGCTCACTGTCCAGATAAGGTTTTTGGGTGTTCATTATCATTTCCAACTGAGATTTAATTTTTAGCAGTTCCTCATCAGAAATCAATTTTCTTTTTACGTCTTCTGAATCTGAATCTTCATTAATGGAAATGAGCTCTTCCCGTTGTTTTTCTTCCAAGGGATAAATCTCTTTTTCTTTCAGGGAATAGTAGCCAACACAGTATATAACAAGTAAAAAAACTGTATTGATAAAGAAGTTCAATGATTTTGGATCATAAAACAGGTTATAAATTACATAGATAATGTTCACGGCAAAAAGCACCAGAATAATATACTCAAGCCAGTTAAGATCAATTCCTTCTGTATTGGAGGAGAACTGTTGAATTTTTCGTTGATGTTTTCTGATGATAATGTAGGAAAGCCCTGTATAAAATAATGCCTGAACTAAAATAAGGATGATAGCCAAGGATTCAAACGGATTCTTGTACCCAAGTCTTACTAATACAAGGCAAGCTAAAAATGCTGCCGGCAACAGTAGAAATTTAAAATCTGTTATTTTAAACCTAAAGGACGGGTTCGTATAGAATAATACACTTAGGTAGAAAAAAATCGGGGTCAGATATTGTATAGATCTTATCAGAAAAAGGGAATGAAATTCAATAACTGAACCGGTAATCAGGAAAAGCACCTCGTCCATCCAAAATGTGGACCAGAGGAAAA
This genomic interval from Chryseobacterium joostei contains the following:
- a CDS encoding helix-turn-helix domain-containing protein is translated as MNTSEFNSFIVILIYGSLVLLSLLKLANPLKVNKKANFWFGVFLFLWSTFWMDEVLFLITGSVIEFHSLFLIRSIQYLTPIFFYLSVLFYTNPSFRFKITDFKFLLLPAAFLACLVLVRLGYKNPFESLAIILILVQALFYTGLSYIIIRKHQRKIQQFSSNTEGIDLNWLEYIILVLFAVNIIYVIYNLFYDPKSLNFFINTVFLLVIYCVGYYSLKEKEIYPLEEKQREELISINEDSDSEDVKRKLISDEELLKIKSQLEMIMNTQKPYLDSELNLIKLAEMLSVSTHHLSYVINTGFGKNFFQYINEFRVEYAKKLLKETDSKLSILGVAYESGFNSKTSFNTTFKKLTGQTPSEFKK
- a CDS encoding SDR family NAD(P)-dependent oxidoreductase, which translates into the protein MDTKESYAVVTGASQGLGKAFAENLAMKNINVILVSLPNQNLKELSQQLEEKYQIKAHYYEVDLSVNENVLKLTEWLNSSFNIHILINNAGLGGTKRFTEASSDYINTILQVNVAATSLITHQLLPNLLRQPKAYILNVSSMAAFSPIGFKTVYPATKTFIHSFSRGLHEELKDTNVFVSVVNPGAMKTNADVCKRIEKQGFWGKMTLLNPDKVASRCIQQLFKKDSVIMVNPISWLVMKIVPIWIKLPLMTQAIKREIEA